In the genome of Thermoleophilaceae bacterium, one region contains:
- a CDS encoding M20/M25/M40 family metallo-hydrolase — translation MSTAAVPRASREEKDRLVADFIRLCEIESPSRKERPAVDAMADELRRLGLEVQEDSSGSETGSDSGNLIARIPGPDGARTILLCAHLDTVPLVAPVEVARENGLLTNSHEAILGADNKAAVATILGVARRLVREGSPVGVELVFTTCEEIGLRGAKALDRSQLRSEYGFVFDHASPIGELIVAAPTYYRIDARFRGHAAHAGIRPEAGRNAISAAAGAISRIDFGRLDADTTANVGTISGGTAPNVVAEHCFVELEARSLDDSRAASVVSQMVDAITEAASDAECDVETAVEEQNRGYRMARTSPPVVAAAAALEALGFEPTYLPTGGCSDANIFVASGIPCLNVANGTERNHQPDESVTVEALETMLDVTLGIVAQSA, via the coding sequence GTGAGCACCGCAGCAGTCCCGCGCGCATCCCGCGAGGAGAAGGATCGCCTGGTGGCGGACTTCATCCGCCTGTGCGAGATCGAGAGCCCGTCGCGCAAGGAGCGGCCGGCGGTGGACGCGATGGCGGACGAGCTCCGCCGGCTCGGGCTCGAGGTGCAGGAGGACTCGAGCGGGAGTGAGACCGGCTCGGACTCCGGGAACCTGATCGCCCGCATCCCCGGGCCGGACGGCGCCCGGACAATCCTCCTCTGCGCGCACCTCGACACGGTGCCGCTCGTGGCCCCCGTGGAGGTGGCGCGCGAGAACGGTCTCCTCACCAACAGCCACGAGGCGATCCTCGGCGCCGACAACAAGGCGGCGGTGGCGACGATCCTCGGCGTAGCGAGGCGACTCGTGAGGGAGGGCTCGCCCGTGGGCGTGGAGCTGGTGTTCACCACCTGCGAGGAGATCGGGCTGCGCGGGGCGAAGGCGCTCGACCGCTCGCAGCTCCGGTCCGAATACGGCTTCGTGTTCGACCACGCGTCGCCGATCGGGGAGCTGATCGTGGCGGCGCCGACCTACTACCGGATCGACGCGCGTTTCCGCGGCCATGCCGCTCACGCCGGCATCCGGCCGGAGGCGGGGCGAAACGCGATCTCGGCCGCGGCCGGCGCGATCTCGCGGATCGACTTCGGGAGGCTCGATGCGGACACCACGGCCAACGTAGGCACGATCAGCGGCGGCACCGCGCCCAACGTCGTCGCCGAGCACTGCTTCGTGGAACTCGAGGCGCGCAGCCTCGACGACTCGCGCGCGGCGTCGGTGGTCAGCCAGATGGTGGACGCGATCACGGAGGCAGCGAGCGACGCCGAATGCGACGTTGAGACCGCGGTGGAGGAGCAGAACCGCGGCTACCGCATGGCGCGCACGTCGCCGCCCGTGGTGGCCGCCGCCGCGGCGCTCGAGGCGCTTGGGTTCGAGCCCACCTACCTGCCCACCGGCGGCTGCAGCGACGCGAACATCTTCGTGGCGTCAGGTATCCCATGCCTCAACGTGGCGAACGGGACGGAGCGCAACCACCAGCCCGACGAGAGCGTGACCGTGGAGGCGCTCGAGACGATGCTCGACGTGACGCTCGGGATCGTCGCCCAGAGCGCGTGA
- a CDS encoding NUDIX hydrolase: MAFERIGVDEVWSGRIASVRVERWRQEDGEEVEREVVAHPGAVGVVAHDGEQLYLVRQPREPVGDPALLELPAGKLDEEGEDTLTTAKRELAEEIGKGARSWKHLTTFWASPGFSDEEIHVYLATDLYDEHAETDENERIEIETVPLSELDRVIRDCKDSKTLVGLLWLKAMGGGE, from the coding sequence ATGGCGTTTGAGCGGATAGGCGTGGACGAGGTGTGGAGCGGCCGCATCGCGAGCGTGCGCGTCGAGCGCTGGCGCCAGGAGGACGGCGAGGAGGTGGAGCGCGAGGTGGTGGCGCACCCTGGCGCCGTGGGCGTGGTCGCGCACGACGGCGAGCAGCTCTACCTGGTCCGCCAGCCGCGGGAGCCCGTGGGCGATCCGGCGCTGCTCGAGCTGCCCGCGGGCAAGCTCGACGAGGAGGGTGAGGACACGCTCACCACAGCCAAGCGCGAGCTCGCGGAGGAGATCGGGAAGGGCGCGCGGAGCTGGAAGCACCTCACAACTTTCTGGGCATCGCCGGGTTTCTCCGACGAGGAAATTCACGTGTATCTGGCCACGGACCTCTACGACGAGCACGCCGAGACCGACGAGAACGAGCGGATCGAGATCGAGACCGTTCCGCTCTCCGAGCTCGACCGCGTGATCCGCGACTGCAAGGACTCGAAGACCCTTGTCGGCCTGCTGTGGCTGAAGGCGATGGGCGGCGGCGAGTGA
- a CDS encoding DUF3866 family protein — MSRLVLRRGTVADVESRGAVVRLRVDVDGELRPAISYTELSGEVEPGDDVVVNCAALDLELGSGGFDIVHVNLTRGLGGPGEADAHVMKLNYTSLQHAVRPFEERSPAGGPHRTGPVAVIAVHGQLPGVAWAASGGGATPRRIGYVQTVGGALPGPFSNVVRELRDRGFLAAHVTAGAAFSGEYDAITVAGALEAGFAADGWDGAIVGPGPGILGSATRLGHGGMAALDSAHAALALGCRTMIVPRLSEGDPRDRHRGMSHHTITVLQMLLMPVLVPLPADVPVEVGQHERAEFAVDLQGYAGSGLPMTTMGRRLEEDELFFKAALAGGEALAKEIDGV; from the coding sequence GTGAGCCGCCTGGTTCTGCGTCGGGGAACCGTTGCCGACGTGGAGAGCCGGGGCGCCGTCGTGCGGCTGCGCGTTGACGTGGACGGAGAGCTGCGGCCCGCGATCTCGTACACCGAGCTGAGCGGCGAGGTCGAGCCAGGCGACGATGTGGTGGTGAACTGCGCGGCGCTCGACCTCGAGCTCGGCAGCGGCGGCTTCGACATCGTGCACGTGAACCTCACGCGCGGCCTGGGCGGCCCCGGCGAGGCCGATGCGCACGTGATGAAGCTGAACTACACATCCCTCCAGCACGCGGTGAGGCCGTTCGAGGAGCGCTCGCCCGCGGGCGGGCCGCATCGCACCGGCCCGGTGGCCGTGATCGCCGTGCACGGCCAGCTTCCCGGGGTGGCTTGGGCCGCTTCGGGCGGCGGGGCCACGCCCAGGCGGATCGGATACGTGCAGACCGTGGGCGGCGCGCTGCCGGGGCCGTTCTCGAACGTCGTCCGGGAGCTGCGCGACCGGGGCTTCCTGGCGGCGCACGTGACCGCGGGCGCGGCGTTCAGCGGCGAGTACGACGCGATCACCGTGGCGGGCGCGCTAGAGGCGGGCTTCGCGGCGGACGGGTGGGACGGTGCGATCGTCGGCCCCGGGCCGGGGATCCTAGGCTCAGCCACCCGGCTCGGCCACGGCGGCATGGCCGCACTCGACTCGGCGCACGCCGCGCTGGCCCTCGGCTGCCGCACGATGATCGTGCCGCGCCTCTCTGAGGGGGATCCGCGCGACCGCCACCGCGGCATGTCCCATCACACGATCACCGTGCTCCAGATGCTGCTCATGCCCGTGCTGGTGCCCCTGCCGGCGGACGTGCCCGTGGAGGTGGGCCAGCACGAGCGGGCGGAATTCGCCGTCGACCTCCAGGGCTATGCTGGCTCCGGCTTGCCCATGACCACGATGGGGCGCAGGCTGGAGGAGGACGAGCTCTTCTTCAAGGCTGCCCTGGCAGGTGGAGAGGCGCTCGCAAAGGAGATCGATGGCGTTTGA